Proteins encoded within one genomic window of Cryptococcus neoformans var. grubii H99 chromosome 4, complete sequence:
- a CDS encoding 3-oxoacid CoA-transferase translates to MIRTAVPTARALARSRVLHRASALARPGAIIASRYINTEPVKGPRSDLKSVPSQGTHGRSRITPSEKSKVWPDAKTAIRDIKNGQTILSAGFGLCGTAETIIKAMRESDLKDLTVVSNNAGNAGTYGLSPLITSKQIKKMILSYLGTNKGLQDAYLSGEIEIELCPQGTIAERLRAAGAGMPGFFTRTGAGTHVETGGIPQKWSKPGADGKQTIAIPGVKKDTQVFDGKKFLFEPAIHGDVAIFRAWKVDKAGNCVFRYTTRTFGPLVARAAKLSIVEAENIVEIGELDPMEIDLPGIFVDRVVPATEDKEIEIFTTREENENVSPSSGEETSVSKSAGQAQREKIAQRAGKELYDGAYVNLGVGIPVLAANYLPDGMKVWVQSENGILGMGPYPTKEEVDADIINAGKETVTLVPGASVFDSSESFGMIRGGHVDVSILGAMEVSANGDLANFMIPGKLVKGMGGAMDLVSNPDETKIVVVTTHTDKHGRPKIVESCKLPLTGVSVVSRIITDLAVFDVDRTGKNGGGLELIEIAEGISLEEVKEKTGATFKVKEPLSRF, encoded by the exons ATGATCAGAACAGCCGTTCCCACCGCCCGTGCCCTTGCACGCTCAAGGGTCCTCCACCGAGCTTCTGCCCTTGCCCGACCTGGCGCAATCATTGCCTCTCGGTATATCAACACTGAGCCCGTCAAGGGTCCTCGGTCAGACCTCAAATCTGTCCCCTCTCAAGGCACTCATGGCCGATCTCGTATCACTCCCAGCGAAAAGTCGAAGGTCTGGCCTGACGCAAAGACTGCTATCAGAGACATTAAGAACGGTCAAACTATTTTGTCCGCTGGTTTTGGTCTCTGTGGTACTGCCGAAACTATCATCAAGGCTATGAGGGAGAGTGACTTGAAGGACTTGACTGTCGTCTCCAACAACGCTGGTAACGCTGGTACCTACGGTCTCT CTCCCCTTATCACTTCTAAACAGATCAAGAAAATGATCCTGTCCTATCTCGGTACCAACAAGGGCCTCCAAGATGCTTACCTTTCCGGTGAAATCGAgatcgagctctgtcccCAAGGTACCATTGCCGAGCGACTTCGAGCTGCTGGTGCTGGTATGCCCGGTTTCTTCACTAGGACTGGTGCCGGTACCCATGTCGAGACCGGCGGTATCCCCCAAAAGTGGTCCAAACCTGGTGCCGATGGCAAGCAGACTATCGCTATCCCTGgtgtgaagaaggacacTCAGGTGTTTGACGGCAAGAAGTTCCTCTTCGAGCCTGCCATTCACGGTGATGTCGCCATTTTCCGAGCTTGGAAGGTCGACAAAGCCGGTAACTGTGTCTTCAG GTACACTACCCGAACTTTTGGTCCCCTTGTCGCCCGAGCTGCCAAGCTCTCTATTGTCGAGGCCGAGAACATTGTCGAGATCGGCGAGCTCGACCCTATGGAGATCGATCTCCCCGGTATTTTTGTCGACCGAGTTGTCCCCGCCACCGAGGACAAGGAAATCGAAATCTTCACCACTCGAGAGGAGAACGAGAATGTCTCCCCCTCTTCTGGTGAGGAGACTTCTGTCAGTAAGAGCGCTGGCCAGGCTCAGCGTGAGAAGATTGCTCAACGAGCGGGCAAGGAGCTTTACGATGGTGCCTATGTCAACTTGGGTGTTGGCATCCCCGTCTTGGCGGCTAACTACTTGCCAGATGGTATGAAGGTCTGGGTCCAGAGTGAGAACGGTATCTTGGGTATGGGCCCTTACCCCACTAAAGAGGAGGTAGACGC CGACATCATCAACGCCGGTAAAGAAACCGTCACCCTCGTTCCTGGTGCTTCCGTTTTTGACTCCTCCGAGTCCTTCGGTATGATCCGAGGTGGCCACGTCGACGTATCCATTCTCGGTGCCATGGAAGTTTCCGCCAACGGTGATCTCGCCAACTTCATGATTCCCGGCAAGCTTGTCAAGGGTATGGGTGGCGCCATGGACCTTGTTTCCAATCCTGACGAGACCAAGATCGTTGTCGTCACCACACACACCGACAAGCATGGCCGACCCAAGATTGTCGAGTCTTGCAAGCTCCCCTTGACTGGTGTCTCTGTCGTTAGCAGGATTATTACCGATCTCGCTGTCTTCGATGTTGACAGAACCGGCAAAAACGGTGGTGGTTTGGAGTTGATTGAGATTGCTGAGGGTATCAGTCTTGAGGAggtcaaggagaagactgGCGCTACCTTCAAGGTTAAAGAGCCTCTCAGCAGGTTCTAA
- a CDS encoding ubiquitin-conjugating enzyme family protein codes for MGDSALSQLIDMGIPVGRARAALKRSKDDAMSAAERVFAGEFDDIPSDDEGEDGTVGSSSVQVKASPVVIDNNEDDAMDEDEMGHEDEEDDYDDMNDGNFDYDEDMSDGEQMASDPYAGIFFSKNRVEEIIEPIETEETTIISIPGGSTNEVKILGRGEWMSGCPEGGEQSFLFQLYNTLEEGRMTCSSGCGHSFTRKKQDFFCLFPTFPQYTTYLNSIIRPICPQCHQITCLACGERVDRPSALHSQHSKDKAPIISASGISSEATQEALLHCPNLQGVILGVGLHMIEKTFSQGRDYTSCADKGGKTPPSKKRKTNDNPSFVKGKGAVKGTGYAGNVQEDRTGQIAAEKAQKKADQKVATILQQVQQFLPNPHRAGGPATSDYLVHPTALAHLRRRSAFMNDLLRNDSLFDMSQRGDIYRALFDWLEIVSNNESLASMLGMPQMRPAKSVPSPTISNSLIVTYEGAPSPRELLENIVLQAKAALKGLEGIQPAQIEGLMLTEEELRTNIKEMEKKEAERVEKESLDENSVLKAFCLRIIKSAEIIDKRLVETKGKAFVQRMKEQLPRIDESGVHIEENAVESGTDEEIIKIYEEWATRARFQYVDLRTGSDITGAPSYKHAYSTLIAGIELNNAPKRSLAIAKELAILTTSLPVAWHSSVFLRVDEARVDVLKAMIIGPEGTPYENGCLLFDIFLPLEYNQRCPLVKYMTTNGGKWRYNPNLYADGKVCLSLLGTWQGPGWIAGQSTLLQVLISIQSLILCEEPYLNEPGWANMSGSSQSKAYNANIRRMVLADAMANNIKNPPHPFESEIKTHFRLKAKAIRQQIEQWREMDDNKEVEADYWGGSHTSAASALSNRSFEAAAKEVLRLLDELEGKVQPAPKTEEEAKSPKEEKKKKSSSVIWDKMIGANKKKLKKDV; via the exons ATGGGAGATTCAGCGTTATCACAGCTGATCGATATGGGCATCCCGGttggaagagcaagagctGCTCTGAAGAGGTCCAAGGATGACGCGATGTCTGCTGCT GAACGAGTATTTGCTGGAGAATTTGATGACATACCAtcggatgatgaaggggaagatggaacGGTAGGAAGCAGCTCCGTCCAAGTT AAGGCAAGCCCCGTGGTGATCGATAACAATGAAGACGATGCCatggacgaggacgagatgggacatgaggacgaggaagatgattaCGACGATATGAACGATGGTAACTTTGACTATGATG AGGATATGTCCGATGGTGAACAAATGGCGTCCGATCCTTACGCAGGAATATTCTTCTCAAAGAACCGCGTCGAGGAGATCATTGAGCCGATTGAGACAGAAGAGACCACGATTATATCGATACCAGGAGGGAGTACGAACGAGGTGAAGATCTTGGGTAGAGGAGAATGGATGAGTGGATGTCCGGAAGGAGGTGAACAGagcttccttttccagctCTATAATACGTTGGAGGAAGGCAGAATGACTTGCTCATCTGGATGCGGACACTCATTTACCCGCAAGAAACAAGACTTTTTCTGTCTTTTC CCGACATTCCCACAATACACCACATATCTCAACAGCATCATTCGCCCTATTTGCCCCCAATGCCACCAAATCACTTGTCTCGCATGTGGTGAACGAGTCGACCGTCCTTCCGCTTTACACAGTCAACATTCCAAGGATAAAGCCCCAATTATTTCGGCTTCTGGCATTTCTTCCGAAGCAACCCAGGAAGCGCTCTTACACTGTCCAAATCTTCAGGGTGTCATCCTTGGTGTGGGTCTGCATATGATTGAAAAGACATTTTCGCAGGGCAGAGATTATACTTCATGCGCAGATAAGGGCGGAAAAACACCACcatcaaagaagagaaagactAATGATAATCCATCTTTCgtgaagggaaaaggagctGTAAAAGGGACTGGCTATGCAGGAAATGTACAAGAAGAT AGGACGGGCCAGATTGCAGCTGAAAAAGCCCAGAAAAAGGCGGACCAAAAAGTCGCCACCATTCTTCAACAAGTCCAGCAATTTCTTCCCAATCCTCATCGCGCTGGTGGGCCAGCAACATCCGACTACCTTGTCCACCCTACTGCCTTAGCACATTTGAGAAGACGGAGTGCATTTATGAATGATCTGCTGAGAAATGATAGTTTGTTCGATATGAGCCAGCGGGGAGATATTTATCGGGCATTGTTCGATTGGCTTGAG ATTGTATCAAATAATGAATCCCTCGCTTCAATGCTTGGCATGCCACAAATGCGTCCCGCCAAATCTGTCCCTTCACCTaccatctccaactccCTCATCGTTACCTATGAAGGCGCTCCCTCCCCGCGTGAACTTCTCGAGAATATCGTCCTCCAAGCCAAAGCCGCTTTAAAGGGCCTTGAAGGTATTCAACCAGCGCAAATTGAAGGATTAATGTTGACCGAAGAGGAACTAAGAACTAATAtaaaggaaatggaaaagaaggaggctgaGAGGGTTGAAAAGGAGTCACTAGACGAAAATAGCGTATTAAAGGCGTTCTG TTTGAGGATCATCAAGAGTGCAGAAATTATCGATAAGCGACTAGTTGAGACTAAGGGTAAAGCGTTTgtgcagaggatgaaagagcAGTTGCCGCGAATAGATGAAAGTGGAGTTCATATTGAGGAGAACGCTGTGGAAAGTGGGACCGACGAAGAAATCATTAAGATTT ATGAGGAATGGGCTACCAGGGCAAGATTTCAATATGTTGATCTTCGGACGGGAAGCGATATTACGGGTGCGCCGAGCTACAAGCATGCGTATAGTACTCTTATCGCTGGTATCGAACTCAAT AACGCTCCTAAACGATCACTCGCAATCGCTAAAGAGTTGGCAATTCTTACCACCAGTCTTCCTGTAGCGTGGCACTCGTCCGTCTTTTTACGAGTAGACGAAGCTCGTGTAGATGTCCTCAAAGCTATGATCATAGGCCCAGAAGGGACACCGTATGAGAATGGTTGTTTGCTTTTCGACATCTTTTTACCATTGGAGTACAACCAACGTTGCCCGCTCGTCAAGTATATGACGACCAATGGTGGGAAGTGGAGGTACAACCCCAACCTCTACGCCGATGGG AAAGTATGCTTGAGTTTGTTGGGGACGTGGCAAGGGCCAGGATGGATTGCCGGCCAGTCAACCTTGTTGCAAGTGTTGATCTCGATACAGAGTCTTATTCTTTGCGAGGAACCTTATTTGAACGAGCCAG GATGGGCAAATATGTCTGGG TCTTCACAAAGCAAAGCGTATAATGCCAATATCCGAAGAATGGTACTCGCCGACGCTATGGCCAACAACATCAAGAATCCCCCGCACCCAT TTGAGAGCGAGATCAAGACCCATTTCCGGCTCAAAGCCAAAGCTATTCGCCAGCAGATCGAACA GTGGAGAGAAATGGACGATAATAAAGAAGTGGAAGCCGACTATTGGGGTGGATCTCATACTTCGGCAGCCTCTGCGCTTTCCAATCGATCATTCGAGGCTGCCGCAAAGGAAGTCCTACGACTGCTGGATGAATtagaaggcaaagtgcaGCCTGCTCCAAAGaccgaagaggaggctAAGTCCccgaaggaggaaaagaagaagaagtccTCTTCTGTGATATGGGATAAGATGATTGGTGCTAATAAaaagaagttgaagaaagaTGTTTGA
- a CDS encoding ferredoxin-NADP reductase, with protein sequence MIPRSARLKLPSSSVFVHARRRLHTPVRPPLKLAIIGAGPSGFYTASRILSLIPSTSPEGQKLEVHMYERLPTPYGLVRYGVAPDHPEVKNCQHKFDELAQDSRFKYFGNTLVTSHPSSTFSPSPTEQAPSYTYPHALRLSFSDIMPYYSTLILTYGASLSNPLNAVPGSSSSSDPLTGVYPALALVSWYNSHPAYADLPVNLEKVKQVSVVGQGNVALDVARMLLKPVSSLAETDLSEEVLDVLSESSVEKVRVVGRRGPGQVAFTTKEFREMLSIPDVGYAGIDPALMNYAKENIERGNGERMRKRLLQLMDKTTQGGRKMFELDFLKGPKSFLPSVENAGQVGEVEWNLNQLEKRPATESQPASIVAKSTGETFRTPADMVVESVGYRSEPLTGPGHEWDLPFDIARGRVSNLNGRVIAEEGGFVPGVYAAGWAARGPVGVIATTMNDAYSLASTILDDIYAPTTSSPAACMLNSRPYVGIPEKVQNAAKEGKIVVDLEGWAKIDKAEVERAKRMGSGKEREKFRRVEDMLAVLQ encoded by the exons ATGATTCCTCGGTCAGCGCGTCTAAAACtaccatcatcttccgtcTTCGTCCACGCCAGACGGCGGCTTCACACCCCCGTCCGTCCCCCTCTCAAACTCGCAATTATTGGCGCTGGCCCTTCAGGTTTCTATACCGCCTCTCGTATCCTCTCTTTGATTCCTTCTACATCCCCAGAAGGTCAGAAGCTCGAGGTTCATATGTATGAAAGGCTTCCGACACCTTATGGACTGGTAAGATATGGTGTTGCTCCAGACCATCCAGAGGTCAAG AATTGCCAACACAAATTTGACGAGCTGGCCCAGGATTCTAGGTTCAAATACTTTGGAAACACCCTCGTTacatctcatccttcttcgacttttTCGCCTTCGCCAACCGAACAAGCACCATCGTACACTTACCCTCATGCCCTGCGCTTGTCATTTAGCGACATCATGCCATATTACTCTACCCTCATCTTAACCTACGGCGCTTCACTTTCAAATCCTCTCAATGCTGTCCCCGGGAGTAGCTCCAGCAGTGACCCATTGACAGGTGTTTACCCAGCCTTGGCTCTCGTAAGCTGGTACAACTCCCATCCAGCTTACGCTGACTTACCGGTCAATTTGGAAAAAGTCAAGCAAGTCAGTGTTGTCGGGCAGGGGAACGTTGCACTGGACGTAGCGAGAATGTTGCTCAAGCCTGTATCTTCTTTGGCAGAAACTGATCTGTCTGAAGAGGTACTCGACGTTCTCTCAGAATCTAGTGTCGAGAAAGTGCGAGTGGTCGGGAGACGAGGTCCTGGCCAAGTGGCTTTCACAACCAAAGAATTCAGGGAAATGCTCTCTATCCCCGACGTTGGATACGCAGGTATCGACCCAGCTTTAATGAATTACGCAAAGGAGAATATTGAAAGGGGCAATGGagagagaatgaggaagaggttaTTACAATTGATGGATAAGACGACGCAAGGAGGTAGAAAAATGTTTGAACTCGATTTCCTCAAAGGTCCCAAatcttttctcccttccgTAGAGAACGCAGGTCAAGTAGGCGAGGTGGAATGGAATCTCAACCAATTAGAAAAGAGGCCCGCAACCGAGTCCCAGCCGGCGAGTATAGTCGCAAAATCAACAGGCGAGACGTTCAGGACCCCAGCAGATATGGTGGTCGAGTCTGTAGGGTACAGATCTGAGCCTCTAACTGGACCTGGACATGAGTGGGATCTACCGTTTGACATCGCTCGGGGTAGAGTGAGCAATCTTAATGGGCGTGTGATcgcagaagaaggtggttTC GTGCCCGGAGTATACGCTGCTGGCTGGGCCGCCCGGGGTCCTGTCGGTGTCATCGCTACTACTATGAACGATGCCTACTCTCTCgcttccaccatcctcgATGACATTTACGCACCTACAACATCTTCCCCCGCTGCCTGCATGCTCAACTCTCGGCCTTACGTTGGTATCCCTGAAAAGGTCCAGAATGCTgccaaggaaggaaagattGTGGTTGAtttggaaggatgggcgaaGATTGATAAGGCTGAAGTTGAGAGGGCCAAGCGGATGGGGAgtgggaaggaaagagaaaagttTAGAAGAGTTGAAGATATGTTGGCGGTTTTGCAGTAG